GGATGACGGCGCGGGATGCGCTCGGCGGCGCCCCGCGGGCCGGTACGTGCCCGGCGACCTGGGCCCTGCCCCGTGCCGTGGTGACCATTCGCGTGGCATGACGCGCGCCGAGCCCGCGCCCGATCCCCACGCGGCGCGCCGCGAGCGGCGCAAACAGCGGGAGCGCGAGGGAATGCAGGTGCACGGCCGCAGCGTCCGGCGGCTGGCCGAACTGAGCAGCCGGCCGGGGCACGTCACGCCGGCCGCCGTGCCGGGGACGGCCACGCGGCGTCGCCGCTCGAAGCGCCGTCGGCGGCGTTGACGCGGGCCGGGCGGGTTCGCCGTCACGGCCCGAGGGTGCAGGACGCGGGAGGCGATCGATGAGCATGTACTACGAGGACGTGGAGGTCGGGGCGGAGTTCGAGAGCCCCGGGCGGACCGTGACGGAGGCCGATGTCGTCGGCTTCGCCGCCCTATCCGGCGACTGGAACGCGATCCACACCGACGCCGTGTTCGCCTCGGGGACGCGGTTCGGTCAGCGCATCGCCCACGGCGTGTTCGGCATCGCGCTGGCGACCGGCCTCTCCACACGGCTCGGGCTGTTCGGCGAGACGACCGTCGCCCTGTTGAGCGTCGAGTGGAAGTTTCGCGCCCCCGTGTTCATCGGCGACACCCTCCGGCTGCGCGTCCGGGTCGTGTCGAAGCGCCTCACCTCCCGCGGCGACACCGGCGTGCTCGAGCGGCAGATGGCGCTCGTGAACCAGCGGGGCGAGGTCGTTCAGGAAGGCACCATGCCGATCCTCGTGCGGGTCCGCGCGCCGCGGGCCGCCGCGCCGGAGGCCGGGCGATGACGCCGCTGCTCGCCGGCCGGGTCGCCTTCGTGACGGGGGCGGGGTCCGGCATCGGGCGCGCGATCGCGACGCGCTTCGCCGAGGAGGGTGCGGATCTCGCGGTGGTCGATCTCAACGACGCCGCGGCCGCGCACACGGCCGGGATCGTTCGCGGCCTCGGCCGCCGGGCCGAGGTGCTCCACGCCGACGTCGCCGCGGCCGCCGACGTCGCCGCCGCCGCCGAGCGCGCCCAGGCGGCGTTTGGGCGCATCGATGTCCTCGTCAACAACGCGGGCGTGACGCGTGACGCCACGATCCGGAAGATGACCGACGAGGACTGGGACTTGGTCCTCGACATCCACCTCAAGGGTACGTTCCTCTGCACGCGCGCGGTCGCGCCGCGGATGAGAGAGGCCGGCCGCGGCGGCGCCATCGTGAACATGTCGTCGATCTCCGGCAAGATCGGCAACTTCGGTCAGGCGAACTATGCGTCCGCCAAGGCGGGCATCGTGGCGCTGACCAAGGTGACCGCGCGGGAGTACGCGCGCTACGGCATCCGCGCGAACGCGATCCAGCCGGGCCTCATCGATACGCCGATGACCCGCGCGATGGGAGAGGAGATCCTCAAGGACCGGGTGGCCGGCACGCCGCTCGGCCGGATCGGGACGCCGGAGGAGGTCGCCAACGTCGCGCTGTTTCTGGCCAGCGACCTCGCGAGCTATGTCACCGGCGCCGTGATCGAAGTGACCGGCGGGCGGCACCTCTAGCCGATGGATCCCCGCGTCCCGCAGACGCCGTTCGCGCTCGTGTCGGGAAGCGCGGGCTGGGGATTGAAGTTCCCGGACGATCTCGATGAACCGGGCGTTCGCGTCGTCGAGCGCG
The sequence above is drawn from the bacterium genome and encodes:
- the fabG gene encoding 3-oxoacyl-ACP reductase FabG gives rise to the protein MTPLLAGRVAFVTGAGSGIGRAIATRFAEEGADLAVVDLNDAAAAHTAGIVRGLGRRAEVLHADVAAAADVAAAAERAQAAFGRIDVLVNNAGVTRDATIRKMTDEDWDLVLDIHLKGTFLCTRAVAPRMREAGRGGAIVNMSSISGKIGNFGQANYASAKAGIVALTKVTAREYARYGIRANAIQPGLIDTPMTRAMGEEILKDRVAGTPLGRIGTPEEVANVALFLASDLASYVTGAVIEVTGGRHL
- a CDS encoding MaoC/PaaZ C-terminal domain-containing protein, which encodes MSMYYEDVEVGAEFESPGRTVTEADVVGFAALSGDWNAIHTDAVFASGTRFGQRIAHGVFGIALATGLSTRLGLFGETTVALLSVEWKFRAPVFIGDTLRLRVRVVSKRLTSRGDTGVLERQMALVNQRGEVVQEGTMPILVRVRAPRAAAPEAGR